The Vigna unguiculata cultivar IT97K-499-35 chromosome 6, ASM411807v1, whole genome shotgun sequence genome contains a region encoding:
- the LOC114189087 gene encoding oligopeptide transporter 7-like, translating into MEQSSHEMTSPLLEDEGGSNRNIIRNRNKNRNGEGEKEEEEEEEDEEEENSPIKQVAMTVATTDDPSLPILTFRMWVLGSLSCVVLSFLNQFFWYRREPLAITAISAQIAVVPLGQLMAATITKRVFLSGTRWEFRLNPGPFNVKEHVLITIFANSGAGNVYAIHVVTAVKIFYRQHISFFVSLLVVITTQVLGFGWAGIFRRYLVEPAAMWWPTNLVQVSLFRALHEKDEREKGGLTRSQFFVVAFLCSFAYYIFPGYIFQMLVSLSWVCWLFPNNILAHQLGSGLYGLGIGAVGLDWSTISSYLGSPLASPWFATANVAVGFVFVMYVLTPLCYWLNVYHAKTFPIFSNKLFTEQGQVYNITAIIDSNFHLDLEAYERQGRLYLSTFFAMTYGVGFAALTATIMHVALFHGREIWEQSKWSFKEKSVDIHTKLMRRYKQVPEWWFVCILAATIAATVFTCEYYKAQLQLPWWGVLLACAVAIFFTLPIGIITAITNQSPGLNIITEYIIGYVYPGYPVANMCFKVYGYISMTQAITFLQDFKLGHYMKIPPRTMFMAQIVGTMIASLVYLLTAWWLMETIPDICKDSSSVWTCPSDTVFYDASVIWGLIGPRRIFGDLGSYEKVNWFFLGGAVAPVVVWMAARSFPQQEWIRLINMPVLIGATGMMPPATAVNYTSWIIVGFFSGFVVFRYKPEWWKRHNYVLSGALDAGLAFMAVLLYLCLGLEDISLSWWGNDLDACPLAHCPTAKGVHLQGCPLFTSSFF; encoded by the exons ATGGAGCAATCCTCCCACGAGATGACATCCCCTCTTC TGGAAGATGAAGGTGGTAGCAACAGGAACATTATTAGGAATAGGAACAAGAATAGGAATGGTGAAGgcgaaaaagaagaagaagaagaagaagaagacgaagaagaagagaaCTCGCCGATAAAGCAAGTGGCTATGACGGTGGCAACGACCGACGATCCTTCTCTTCCGATTCTGACGTTTCGAATGTGGGTGCTGGGAAGCCTCTCCTGCGTTGTGTTGTCCTTTCTGAACCAGTTTTTCTGGTACCGCAGGGAGCCCCTGGCCATCACCGCCATCTCTGCGCAGATCGCAGTGGTGCCGCTGGGGCAGCTGATGGCGGCGACAATAACGAAACGCGTGTTCTTGAGCGGGACACGGTGGGAGTTTAGGTTGAACCCAGGGCCGTTCAACGTGAAGGAGCATGTTCTAATAACGATATTTGCTAACTCTGGTGCCGGCAATGTGTACGCCATTCACGTAGTGACCGCTGTCAAAATCTTTTACCGCCAACACATCTCCTTTTTTGTTTCCCTCCTTGTAGTCATCACCACACAG GTACTGGGTTTCGGATGGGCTGGCATATTTAGAAGATACTTGGTGGAGCCAGCGGCAATGTGGTGGCCAACAAATTTAGTTCAAGTTTCCCTCTTTAG GGCACTGCACGAGAAGGATGAAAGAGAGAAGGGAGGGTTAACGCGGTCGCAGTTCTTTGTAGTGGCGTTTTTGTGCAGCTTCGCCTACTACATCTTCCCTGGATACATCTTCCAAATGCTGGTCTCTCTCTCTTGGGTATGCTGGTTGTTTCCCAACAACATTCTGGCCCATCAGCTCGGGTCGGGCCTGTACGGGCTTGGTATAGGAGCAGTTGGGCTGGACTGGTCGACCATTTCCTCTTACCTCGGAAGCCCACTGGCGAGCCCATGGTTTGCGACCGCCAACGTTGCCGTGGGATTCGTGTTTGTGATGTACGTTCTGACTCCACTCTGCTATTGGTTGAATGTGTACCATGCAAAAACGTTCCCCATTTTCTCCAACAAACTCTTCACCGAGCAAGGTCAGGTTTATAACATCACAGCCATAATAGACTCGAATTTCCACCTTGATCTTGAAGCGTATGAGCGACAAGGTAGACTCTACCTGAGCACCTTCTTTGCCATGACCTATGGAGTTGGATTTGCTGCACTCACTGCTACCATTATGCATGTAGCTCTCTTTCACGGAAG AGAAATATGGGAGCAAAGCAAATGGAGTTTTAAGGAAAAGAGTGTGGACATTCACACGAAGCTTATGAGGAGGTACAAACAAGTTCCAGAGTGGTGGTTCGTGTGCATACTGGCAGCGACCATTGCAGCAACCGTCTTCACTTGCGAGTATTACAAGGCGCAGCTACAGTTGCCCTGGTGGGGTGTTCTGCTAGCATGTGCCGTTGCCATATTCTTCACTCTCCCCATTGGTATTATTACTGCAATCACAAATCAG AGCCCGGGCTTGAACATAATAACGGAATACATCATAGGGTATGTGTACCCGGGATATCCAGTGGCAAACATGTGCTTCAAGGTGTATGGTTACATTAGCATGACGCAGGCCATCACTTTCTTGCAAGACTTCAAGCTCGGTCACTACATGAAAATTCCTCCCAGAACCATGTTCATGGCACAG ATTGTGGGAACGATGATCGCAAGTTTGGTGTATTTGTTGACTGCGTGGTGGTTAATGGAGACAATCCCAGACATATGCAAAGACTCATCCTCTGTGTGGACGTGTCCAAGTGACACAGTGTTCTACGACGCATCGGTTATTTGGGGTTTGATAGGGCCAAGAAGAATTTTCGGGGACCTGGGAAGCTACGAGAAGGTAAACTGGTTCTTCCTGGGAGGAGCAGTGGCTCCTGTAGTGGTGTGGATGGCAGCGAGGAGCTTCCCACAGCAAGAGTGGATAAGACTGATAAATATGCCGGTGCTGATCGGTGCCACTGGAATGATGCCTCCCGCGACTGCAGTGAACTATACAAGTTGGATCATTGTGGGGTTTTTTTCTGGTTTTGTTGTGTTCAGGTACAAGCCAGAGTGGTGGAAGCGTCACAACTATGTGCTCTCTGGGGCACTTGATGCAGGGCTTGCCTTCATGGCAGTGCTTTTGTATCTTTGTTTGGGGTTGGAGGACATTAGCTTGAGTTGGTGGGGAAATGACCTTGATGCTTGTCCCTTGGCTCACTGCCCCACGGCCAAAGGAGTCCACCTTCAAGGCTGCCCCCTTTTCACTTCCTCATTCTTCTAG